Proteins found in one Haloferax litoreum genomic segment:
- a CDS encoding CinA family protein, whose product MREFASDPPEEERVGDALRDAGHTVAVAESCTGGLIGSLLTDVPGSSDYFDRSLVTYSYDAKRHELAVSRESLDEYGAVSEPVAREMAAAVRDVADATWGVATTGIAGPDGGLPGKPVGTVFVGIAFAAPWGSEESYTRVERFEYDGSRTQVKEQIARGALEMLREEIGSVSANADD is encoded by the coding sequence ATGCGCGAGTTCGCATCCGACCCACCCGAGGAAGAACGCGTGGGCGACGCCCTCCGCGACGCGGGCCACACCGTCGCCGTCGCCGAGTCCTGTACCGGTGGCCTCATCGGGTCGCTCCTCACCGACGTGCCGGGGTCGAGCGACTACTTCGACCGCTCGCTCGTCACCTACTCGTACGACGCCAAGCGCCACGAACTGGCCGTCTCGCGGGAGAGTCTCGACGAGTACGGTGCTGTCTCGGAACCCGTCGCCCGCGAGATGGCCGCCGCCGTCCGCGACGTTGCCGACGCCACGTGGGGTGTGGCGACGACGGGTATCGCCGGGCCAGACGGCGGGTTACCCGGTAAGCCAGTCGGCACCGTCTTCGTCGGCATCGCGTTCGCCGCGCCGTGGGGGTCCGAAGAATCGTACACGCGTGTCGAACGATTCGAGTACGACGGGTCGCGGACGCAGGTGAAAGAACAGATTGCGCGCGGTGCGCTGGAGATGCTTCGTGAAGAAATCGGGTCGGTCAGCGCGAACGCCGACGACTGA
- a CDS encoding metal-dependent hydrolase — MNKKGHVLNAILLALGLGVILTVDPRTFEPNRVETYVHLAQKIGQLSLPVILGALFPDVDTAFGKHRKTLHNLPVLIAFLAFPLVFDNLHFVWIGVATHYVLDMVGSKRGIALFYPLSPQEYDLPTGVATSSKHADAVTLLVTAAELGVLAGVHYYLVSLDVSLANAAASFVDATAALTVVL; from the coding sequence ATGAACAAGAAGGGGCACGTGCTCAATGCCATCCTCTTAGCCCTCGGACTCGGTGTCATTCTCACTGTCGACCCGCGGACGTTCGAACCGAATCGTGTGGAGACGTACGTCCACCTCGCGCAGAAAATCGGACAGTTGTCGCTCCCGGTCATCCTCGGCGCACTCTTTCCCGACGTGGACACCGCCTTCGGAAAGCACCGCAAGACGCTCCACAACCTCCCGGTGTTGATTGCGTTCCTCGCCTTCCCACTCGTCTTCGACAACCTCCACTTCGTCTGGATTGGCGTCGCCACCCACTACGTCCTCGACATGGTCGGGTCGAAGCGGGGCATCGCCCTGTTCTACCCCCTCTCGCCCCAGGAGTACGACCTGCCGACGGGTGTGGCGACGAGTTCGAAACACGCTGACGCGGTCACGCTCCTCGTGACGGCCGCGGAACTCGGCGTCTTGGCCGGCGTCCACTACTACCTCGTTTCGCTCGACGTGTCGCTGGCGAACGCCGCGGCGTCGTTCGTGGACGCGACGGCGGCGCTCACGGTGGTTCTCTGA
- a CDS encoding PHP-associated domain-containing protein — protein MHVKILDERVVSRAKARGIDVLVYAPHFVRLPDIRARAERFSDDELLVVPAREVFTGSWRDRKHLLAVGLDDPVPDFITLDGALDEFARQEAATLVPHPELLTVSLTIDDIRQHRDAIHAVETYNAKAFSRHNRRGREIAREAALPGFGSSYAHLRGSIGEAWTEFDRDIDSEADLVDALRNGDERHVMRRSGLSHTLRGAVEFAHLGFENSWGKIDRLLLSGMEPTHPNHIAYDGAFDDVSVY, from the coding sequence ATGCACGTGAAGATTCTCGACGAGCGAGTCGTCTCTCGTGCGAAAGCCCGCGGTATCGACGTGCTCGTCTACGCACCGCACTTCGTCCGTCTTCCCGACATCCGTGCTCGCGCCGAGCGCTTTTCCGACGACGAACTGCTCGTCGTCCCGGCCCGTGAGGTGTTCACGGGGTCGTGGCGCGACCGCAAACACCTCCTCGCAGTCGGCCTCGACGACCCAGTCCCCGACTTCATCACCCTCGACGGCGCACTCGACGAGTTCGCCCGACAGGAGGCAGCGACCCTCGTCCCGCACCCTGAACTGCTGACGGTGAGTCTGACCATCGACGACATCCGTCAGCACCGCGACGCCATCCACGCTGTCGAGACGTACAACGCCAAAGCGTTCTCGCGTCACAATCGTCGCGGACGCGAAATCGCCCGCGAGGCCGCGCTCCCCGGATTCGGGTCGTCGTACGCGCACCTGCGCGGGAGCATCGGCGAAGCGTGGACCGAGTTCGACCGTGACATCGACTCGGAGGCGGACCTCGTCGACGCACTTCGAAACGGTGACGAGCGACACGTGATGCGCCGCTCTGGACTCTCACACACGCTTCGCGGCGCAGTCGAATTCGCCCACCTCGGCTTCGAGAACTCGTGGGGGAAGATAGACCGACTCCTCCTCTCGGGGATGGAACCGACCCACCCGAACCACATCGCGTACGACGGCGCGTTCGACGACGTGAGCGTCTACTGA
- a CDS encoding DUF7565 family protein, protein MPRWKCGVEGCGGRFEDVESVIIHQTTEHERHECKVCGTIVPEGYFAIRHAFDEHTRAEFVRAYEADSTAVRIREDVKDAVEDEADLNSIVQQLREKGAL, encoded by the coding sequence ATGCCTAGGTGGAAGTGCGGTGTCGAAGGGTGTGGTGGACGCTTCGAAGACGTCGAAAGTGTCATCATCCACCAGACGACGGAACACGAGCGACACGAGTGTAAGGTGTGTGGGACCATCGTCCCCGAGGGTTACTTCGCGATTCGCCACGCCTTCGACGAACACACCCGCGCGGAGTTCGTCCGCGCGTACGAAGCAGACTCCACGGCGGTCCGCATCCGTGAAGACGTCAAAGACGCCGTCGAAGACGAAGCAGACCTCAACAGTATCGTCCAGCAACTCCGTGAGAAGGGCGCGCTGTAA
- a CDS encoding transcription elongation factor Spt5, translated as MPIFAVKTTARQERTVADMIASKDFAEIHAVLAPDSLTSYVMVEADDDGIVTRVLEEIPHARGLVESGGMVGTSSMAEVEHFLSPTPDVEGIAEGDIVELIAGPFKGEKARVQRIDETKDQVTVELYEATVPIPVTVRGDQIRVLDSEER; from the coding sequence ATGCCAATCTTCGCCGTAAAGACGACCGCTCGCCAAGAGCGAACGGTCGCGGACATGATTGCGTCGAAGGACTTCGCCGAGATTCACGCCGTCCTCGCGCCCGACTCGCTCACGAGTTACGTGATGGTCGAAGCAGACGACGACGGTATCGTCACGCGCGTCCTCGAAGAGATTCCACACGCCCGTGGTCTCGTCGAGAGTGGTGGGATGGTCGGCACGTCCAGCATGGCCGAAGTCGAACACTTCCTGTCGCCGACGCCCGACGTCGAAGGCATCGCCGAGGGTGACATCGTCGAACTCATCGCCGGCCCGTTCAAAGGCGAGAAGGCACGCGTCCAGCGTATCGACGAGACGAAAGACCAGGTCACCGTCGAACTCTACGAGGCGACGGTTCCGATTCCGGTCACCGTCCGCGGCGACCAGATTCGCGTCCTCGACTCCGAAGAGCGATAA
- a CDS encoding protein translocase SEC61 complex subunit gamma: MDVKYDLNSYVRVLKLASTPSWQEFSQISKIAGAGIFLVGLLGFIIFAVMSFLPGGV; the protein is encoded by the coding sequence ATGGACGTCAAATACGACCTCAACAGCTACGTTCGCGTGCTGAAACTCGCGAGCACGCCTTCCTGGCAGGAGTTCTCTCAAATCTCCAAGATTGCCGGCGCGGGCATCTTCCTGGTCGGACTGCTCGGATTCATCATCTTCGCGGTCATGAGTTTCCTCCCCGGAGGCGTCTGA
- the ftsZ gene encoding cell division protein FtsZ, translating to MDSIVDDAIDEAEDMGDGTTEVGGPNNINRSGTMTDDELKAVLKDLQTNITVVGCGGAGGNTVNRMHQEGIKGAKLVAANTDVQHLVEIGADTKILMGEQKTQGRGAGSLPQVGEEAALESQEEIYDAIEGSDMVFVTAGLGGGTGTGSAPVVAKAARESGALTIAIVTTPFTAEGEVRRTNAEAGLERLRDVSDTVIVVPNDRLLDAVGKLPVRQAFKVSDEVLMRSVKGITELITKPGLVNLDFADVKTVMERGGVAMIGLGESDSESKAQESVKSALRSPLLDVDISGANSALVNVTGGSDMSIEEAEGVVEEIYDRIDPDARIIWGTSVDDELEGMMRTMIVVTGVESPQIYGRNGQVQEAAQERLEDIDYVE from the coding sequence ATGGACTCTATCGTCGACGACGCAATCGATGAGGCCGAGGACATGGGGGATGGGACGACCGAAGTCGGCGGCCCGAACAACATCAACCGGTCTGGCACGATGACTGACGACGAACTGAAAGCGGTTCTCAAAGACCTTCAGACCAACATCACGGTGGTCGGGTGCGGTGGTGCGGGTGGCAACACCGTCAACCGAATGCACCAAGAGGGTATCAAGGGAGCCAAACTCGTCGCTGCGAACACCGACGTGCAGCACCTCGTCGAAATCGGTGCTGACACGAAGATTCTCATGGGCGAGCAGAAGACGCAGGGCCGTGGTGCCGGGTCCCTCCCGCAGGTGGGTGAAGAGGCGGCACTCGAATCGCAAGAGGAGATTTACGACGCCATCGAAGGCTCTGACATGGTGTTCGTAACGGCCGGTCTTGGTGGCGGCACTGGGACGGGGTCCGCGCCCGTCGTCGCGAAGGCGGCACGCGAATCTGGCGCACTCACCATCGCTATCGTCACGACCCCCTTCACGGCCGAAGGAGAGGTCCGACGAACGAACGCCGAAGCGGGTCTGGAACGCCTCCGCGACGTCTCCGACACGGTCATCGTCGTTCCGAACGACCGCCTGCTCGACGCCGTCGGGAAACTCCCCGTCCGGCAAGCGTTCAAAGTCTCCGACGAAGTGCTGATGCGCTCTGTCAAGGGCATCACCGAACTCATCACCAAACCGGGTCTCGTCAACCTCGACTTCGCCGACGTGAAGACGGTCATGGAACGTGGTGGCGTCGCCATGATTGGTCTCGGCGAGTCCGATTCGGAGTCCAAGGCGCAGGAGTCGGTCAAATCCGCGCTTCGCTCGCCGCTTCTCGACGTGGACATCTCCGGCGCGAACTCCGCACTCGTCAACGTCACCGGTGGGTCGGACATGAGCATCGAAGAGGCAGAAGGTGTGGTTGAGGAGATTTACGACCGCATCGACCCCGACGCGCGTATCATCTGGGGGACCTCCGTCGACGACGAACTCGAAGGCATGATGCGGACGATGATTGTCGTCACGGGCGTCGAATCGCCGCAAATCTACGGCCGCAACGGGCAGGTCCAAGAAGCCGCACAGGAACGCCTCGAAGACATCGACTACGTCGAGTAA
- a CDS encoding D-aminoacyl-tRNA deacylase, translating to MIGIVVSRADIASVHIGEHLLDIAEWDAQTDEDRPDADGGGTFYRREGFELREFDDLHIYLDDPAEAFAADLDHLAVVSRHSGETGPLLTAHFTGNFGPADYGGDAGDFARACPNAQRAVVAALRDHAPDGYEVGIEATHHGPTRTTVPSMFVELGSGEDEWEDPDGARAVAVAVLDIEGVDADTDRQLVGFGGGHYAPRFLRVLDDTDWCVGHIAADWQLKAMGSPDENRDVLRRAFEASAADVALVDGDRDDLAAVLDEEGYRVVSETWVRETAGVPLARVRELESDITRIEDGLRFGAHIDADAYDVVSLPDGLLGEAQGVDLDDALDAVAETTVAFHTTEGGVRAVGRAAVTGAGYDELVERLCEILRRKYDSVVREDGTVTARTSAFDPDAARELGVPEGPAFGKLSAGQVVEVDGETIDPTDVSRERVVEFTV from the coding sequence GTGATTGGAATCGTCGTCAGCCGCGCCGACATCGCATCGGTCCACATCGGCGAGCACCTACTCGACATCGCCGAGTGGGACGCACAGACCGACGAGGACCGACCGGACGCCGACGGTGGCGGCACGTTCTATCGCCGTGAGGGGTTCGAACTCCGTGAGTTCGACGACCTCCACATCTACCTCGACGACCCCGCCGAGGCGTTTGCTGCGGACCTCGACCACCTCGCCGTCGTCTCTCGACACTCCGGCGAGACGGGGCCACTCTTGACCGCACACTTCACTGGGAACTTCGGCCCCGCCGACTACGGTGGTGATGCAGGTGACTTCGCTCGCGCCTGTCCAAACGCCCAACGCGCCGTCGTCGCGGCCCTCCGTGACCACGCACCCGACGGCTACGAGGTCGGTATCGAGGCGACACACCACGGGCCGACGCGGACCACGGTCCCGTCGATGTTCGTCGAACTCGGGAGTGGCGAGGACGAGTGGGAAGACCCAGACGGTGCACGCGCCGTGGCGGTCGCCGTCCTCGACATCGAGGGCGTCGACGCCGACACCGACCGACAACTCGTCGGATTCGGTGGCGGCCACTACGCGCCGCGGTTCCTTCGCGTCCTCGACGACACCGACTGGTGTGTGGGGCACATCGCGGCGGATTGGCAACTGAAGGCGATGGGGTCGCCCGACGAGAACCGTGACGTGCTTCGTCGCGCGTTCGAGGCGTCGGCGGCCGACGTTGCACTCGTCGACGGCGACCGAGACGACCTCGCCGCCGTCCTCGATGAGGAGGGGTATCGCGTCGTCTCCGAGACGTGGGTCCGCGAGACTGCTGGCGTCCCACTCGCTCGCGTCCGCGAACTCGAATCTGATATCACGCGCATCGAAGACGGACTCCGATTCGGAGCGCACATCGACGCGGACGCGTACGACGTCGTATCGCTTCCAGATGGACTCCTCGGCGAGGCACAGGGCGTCGACCTCGACGACGCTCTCGACGCCGTCGCAGAGACGACAGTCGCGTTCCACACGACCGAGGGCGGCGTGCGCGCGGTCGGTCGCGCCGCAGTCACCGGAGCGGGATACGACGAACTCGTCGAGCGTCTCTGTGAGATTTTACGCCGGAAGTACGACTCGGTCGTCCGTGAGGACGGTACTGTCACGGCCCGCACCAGTGCGTTCGACCCCGACGCGGCACGCGAGTTAGGCGTTCCAGAGGGCCCGGCGTTCGGGAAACTATCGGCTGGACAGGTAGTCGAAGTCGACGGGGAGACTATCGACCCCACGGACGTCTCGCGCGAGCGAGTTGTCGAGTTCACAGTGTGA
- a CDS encoding sodium:calcium antiporter, whose translation MVRRRLSHPLVAVFGAALLTVPWLGLHSLFGIELQTGVTVALSGIAVLGASFLLAWGAETAEADVPRAFALAILAVLAVAPEYAVDALYAWEAGINPGSPESAEAASLAVANMTGANRILIGIGWSAIALFTVFRARETGDEAVENRPGFLADAVRLDTGISTEILFLFVATMFAFFVPLGDGIGAFDMFVLVGLYVSYILVALNSPHEHEEQIGVPAYLQSYVKPKRIATTLSLFLFSGFVILVAVEPFAHGLEELGTAVGVPPFLMIQWVAPLASESPELIVVAYLVNKARSTAGFNALISSKLNQWTLLIGTLVLVYSLSLGYYGPLPLDNHQAGEIWLTAAQSYFAIAVLISLTISVREALVLLGLFFAQFIYAVTGAAVTLPIPVLGLVTLDGTTSLFAFAVVYMALGTGLFIIRWRELHSVARRSIRRVRGDFTEDASEEPVAAAED comes from the coding sequence GTCACGGTCGCATTGAGCGGCATCGCCGTCCTCGGCGCATCGTTCCTCCTCGCGTGGGGTGCCGAGACGGCGGAAGCGGACGTGCCGCGCGCATTCGCCTTGGCTATCCTCGCTGTCCTCGCAGTCGCTCCCGAATACGCCGTCGACGCACTCTACGCGTGGGAGGCGGGTATCAATCCAGGGTCGCCCGAATCCGCCGAGGCTGCCAGTCTCGCCGTCGCCAACATGACTGGTGCGAACCGCATCCTCATCGGTATCGGCTGGTCTGCAATCGCGCTCTTCACCGTCTTCCGAGCGCGTGAGACCGGCGACGAGGCTGTCGAGAACCGCCCCGGGTTCCTCGCCGACGCCGTCCGTCTGGACACGGGCATCTCGACGGAGATTCTCTTCCTCTTCGTGGCGACGATGTTCGCGTTCTTCGTGCCACTCGGTGACGGAATCGGCGCGTTCGACATGTTCGTCCTCGTCGGCCTCTACGTCTCGTACATCCTCGTCGCGTTGAACTCGCCGCACGAACACGAAGAACAGATTGGCGTTCCCGCGTATCTTCAGTCGTACGTCAAACCGAAGCGCATCGCCACGACGCTCTCGTTGTTCCTCTTTTCGGGGTTCGTCATCCTCGTCGCCGTCGAACCCTTCGCCCACGGCCTCGAAGAACTCGGCACCGCCGTCGGCGTCCCGCCGTTCTTGATGATTCAGTGGGTCGCACCGCTCGCCAGTGAGAGTCCCGAACTCATCGTCGTCGCCTACCTCGTCAACAAGGCCCGGTCGACAGCTGGATTCAACGCACTCATCTCGTCGAAACTCAACCAGTGGACGCTCCTCATCGGCACGCTCGTCCTCGTCTACAGCCTCTCGCTCGGCTACTACGGACCGCTCCCGCTCGACAACCACCAGGCAGGTGAAATCTGGCTCACCGCCGCGCAGAGTTACTTCGCAATCGCCGTCCTCATCTCGCTCACGATTAGCGTCCGCGAAGCGCTGGTCCTCCTCGGCCTGTTCTTCGCGCAGTTCATCTACGCCGTCACGGGGGCAGCAGTCACCCTCCCGATTCCCGTCCTCGGCCTCGTCACGCTCGACGGGACGACGTCGCTCTTCGCCTTCGCTGTCGTCTACATGGCGCTCGGGACGGGGCTGTTCATCATCCGCTGGCGTGAACTGCACTCGGTCGCCAGACGGTCCATCCGACGGGTACGCGGCGACTTCACCGAGGACGCTTCCGAGGAACCCGTCGCTGCTGCCGAGGACTGA